From Neospora caninum Liverpool complete genome, chromosome VIII, a single genomic window includes:
- a CDS encoding myosin head motor domain-containing protein TgMyo I, which produces MSPPRSETPYPVRGEAKSRGDGRPRSMSVYDDAATDRGELLGSWFWVEHPTKLWTVARLAEIHAKEENGENALQGNSDATCVVEFQEGGFVEMRLSDLRGSVDSPSLLKGVDDLLSLGELTEASLLHSLRTRFSRFDIYTAIGPHILLSINPCEPLPALFDEAAMDACHKAVCLEALHEGDNWGSSGAPALTGAVAASPAREPAGATETAKPHIFITAQHAHSRLFREGKCQSIIISGESGSGKTEGTKLILQYLAHLKPLDKSAGTGQKQRISLEDRVLRTNPVLEAFGNAKTCRNDNSSRFGKFTLIYFEPRTRRISAAGLSTYLLETCRLVGHSREERNFHVFYQLVDGAKQFLSPEFRAELRLSSSCASFSYLTPQGPPRKETGVSAWTRRGRDDLAGLPWTVDEFRGDRLLDPAAQEANAASFRELLSCFRHLGFSKEERENVLRVLAAILHLGNVRFEDRPGGIGPRVLEGEPKLEDGPQDEQADEQAGEAEGKEESQVETIARLLCIDAGNLYELFRVQKFIDPVTKQDLQLPRTADRAAEIRDTLAKYVYNHLFSWLVCRLNQAVDHPIEEHPAPDENAPFLLLSSSSQEFSRKGDGPATTREKKRLAPMTPTSLLHGQERLFVGLLDIYGFEVFEANSFEQLCINYANEKLQQHFNHHIFSLEQAAYAAEGIAWEEIQFTDNQGVIDALERKVTGLFAVLDSENIMPRATDRSFLRKILASKSNEQPTIRPAENKLNAATHFSIVHYAGPVEYSVEGFLEKNRSSFSREIADLVSTSTSACLQDLTAFLQPREEDDQRLFSSVSTLSSRSLSRCLSSAYEATACTNRRVTKSVSAVFKDQVRGLLETIEETDPFYVRCIKPSAEKGRGLFDSADVLRQLRCAGVLETVRIRRDGYPVRLPFSGFLGQFSCLASEALVPGFASPSGSASLEREARHAHRDATADVKKIVQTQHDRELCQKLLEALTTTLAQDGVFDQSFAWQVGKTKVFLKKPLVNALDRAAAKFRFRAATCISKHFRGFVERRRYRQARAAIIRLQARFRGVLRFRRVVQEFRERRDRRNQDTSATDAEAASFGEEEPLCTSEAETGTPSLEAAAAQRLEDSVEEQPRSRGLLPSALPSERDNEFPALLTGSPHRDAEEPPAEAKHRPRGSRELARELSASSRTEARAAGAATDTLDLRRSGASSLGEARGTRQDGDSGAGSDAGCDDPPEARNARQPSGRSRSHRETRDDSSVSGWSVDPRRLRSRSARRDRDANRLWRSLAKTLLANEQLGSDDSSSTRARSAHEKSVYVASESESQSPLRRRPEGLGELFEDVVALRARLAAVKQAKAHSAPPAEDGDSAHERRTRKSRGAGFRACQETEEAVYRALADERVALAQEYLRAKELSTRRKTPAHIRTGAVHAGLSGETERHESLKSSREASREMGTSALLARVLPKPPDLDSARSCAGRQASCAPHCSAASAACGVDNADATGPWILLSLALNQLLRGSLAATALGQKLVAAYVSAVVTESSDRLFASEGNGDGGRSRGRLQPDDTATFAALALKHLELLQERSLQQNPRKPSERNLDSHPGRGPGDYQEVSSARFLSAQDAASVYTAQECPPHAQEVCREQSASGCPPANERPGFWARLFRRLRTLPLIGASDANDEEQTDVDGSDTSEEENSDAESADEDAVYRRQAAERDVSRVALGGDDLRRTREARTLRLRSPSDAHDASRSPSSDSFHSIRSARADRDEVTGEAVVTRAEFDQLRGQIDTLQQDVGRCCGLLEEFKVHLLKTTVGTDI; this is translated from the exons ATGTCGCCTCCCCGTTCTGAGACGCCTTACCCCGTtcggggagaggcgaagtcTCGAGGTGACGGCCGCCCTCGAAGCATGTCTGTGTACGACGACGCAGCGACGGACCGCGGAGAGTTGCTCGGGTCTTGGTTCTGGGTCGAGCATCCGACCAAACTGTGGACTGTCGCCCGACTAGCAGAAATCcacgcgaaggaagagaacggagaaaacgcTCTTCAAGGGAACTCCGATGCAACCTGCGTCGTCGAGTTCCAGGAGGGCGGCTTCGTGGAGATGCGCCTCTCCGATTTGCGCGGCAGCGTCGATTCTCCAAGTCTCTTAAAA GGCGTGGACGATTTGCTGTCGCTCGGCGAGCTCACAGAGGCGTCGCTCCTTCACAGTCTCCGGACCCGTTTTTCCCGGTTCGACATTTACACGGCGATCGGTCCTCACATTCTGCTCTCGATCAATCCCTGCGAACCGCTGCCTGCGCTGTTTGACGAGGCGGCGATGGACGCATGCCACAAGGCTGTGTGTCTCGAGGCTCTTCACGAAGGCGACAACTGGGGGTCGAGTGGAGCCCCAGCGCTGACGGGCGCggtcgcggcgtctcccgcgaGGGAACCCGCCGGCGccacggagacggcgaagccgcACATCTTCATCACGGCCCAACATGCACACTCGCGGCTCTTCCGCGAGGGCAAGTGCCAGTCTATCATCATTTCTGGAGAAAGCGGGtcagggaaaacggagggaaCGAAACTGATTTTGCAGTATCTCGCCCACCTCAAACCCCTCGACAAAAGTGCAGGCACAGGACAGAAACAGCGCATCTCCCTCGAGGACCGG GTTCTGCGGACGAATCCGGTCCTGGAGGCGTTTGGAAATGCCAAGACGTGTCGGAACGACAATTCGAGTCGGTTCGGGAAGTTTACGTTGATTTATTTCGAGCCGCGGACTCGGCGCATCTCTGCCGCGGGCCTGAGCACCTACCTCCTCGAGACTTGCCGCCTCGTGGGGcactcgagagaagaacgaaactTCCACGTCTTTTACCAACTGGTCGACGGCGCGAAacagtttctctctccggagTTCAGGGCGGAGCTTCgcttgtcttcctcgtgtgcCTCCTTCTCCTACCTCACCCCCCAGGGGCCGCCCCGCAAGGAgacgggtgtctccgcgtggACCCGCCGGGGCCGGGACGATCTGGCGGGGCTTCCGTGGACCGTGGACGAGttccgaggagacaggctcCTGGACCCAGCCGCGCAGGAAGCGAATGCGGCCAGTTTCCGAGAgctcctctcctgtttcaGGCACCTTGGATTCTCcaaagaagaacgcgaaaacgttctccgcgtcctcgccgccatTCTACACCTCGGGAACGTTCGCTTCGAGGACAGACCTGGCGGCATCGGCCCCAGAGTCCTCGAAGGCGAACCGAAGCTAGAGGACGGACCGCAGGACGAACAGGCAGACGaacaggcaggcgaggcagaagggaaggaagagagccaGGTGGAAACCATTGCACGGCTTTTATGCATCGACGCGGGAAATCTTTACGAGCTCTTCCGTGTCCAAAAGTTCATCGATCCTGTCACCAAACAG GATTTGCAACTACCTCGCACCGCTGATAGGGCAGCGGAGATCCGGGACACCCTCGCGAAATACGTGTACAACCATCTCTTCTCGTGGCTGGTGTGTCGTCTGAATCAAGCCGTCGATCACCCTATCGAAGAGCATCCTGCGCcggacgaaaacgcgccgttcctgctcctctcctcgtcttctcaaGAGTTCTCTCGCAAAGGCGATGGCCCCGCGACGacgcgcgaaaaaaaacggcTCGCACCGATGACCCCGACCTCCCTCTTGCATGGGCAAGAGAGGCTCTTCGTCGGTCTCCTGGACATTTACGGGTTCGAGGTCTTCGAGGCCAACTCGTTCGAACAACTCTGCATCAACTACGCAAATGAAAAACTCCAACAGCACTTTAACCACCacatcttttctctcgagcaG GCCGCCTATGCCGCCGAGGGCATTGCGTGGGAGGAGATTCAGTTCACTGACAACCAAGGAGTGATCGACGCGCTCGAGCGGAAGGTGACGGGACTGTTTGCGGTGCTTGACTCGGAAAACATCATGCCGAGGGCCACCGATCGGTCGTTTCTTCGAAAAATCCTCGCCTCCAAATCGAATGAACAACCCACCATCCGACCCGCTGAAAACAAGTTAAATGCAGCGACACACTTCAGCATTGTGCACTACGCCG GTCCAGTGGAGTACAGCGTCGAGGGATTCCTTGAGAAGAATCGGAGCTCCTTTAGCCGGGAAATCGCCGATTTAGTTTCGACGTCGACTTCGGCGTGCCTCCAAGATCTCACAGCTTTCCTGCAgccgcgcgaggaagacgatcAACGGCTGTTCTCATCCGTCTCtactctgtcttctcgctctctctcccggtgtctctcctccgcgtACGAGGCCACAGCATGCACCAACAGACGGGTGACGAAGTCGGTCTCTGCAGTGTTCAA gGACCAGGTTCGGGGTTTGTTGGAGACCATCGAGGAGACAGATCCGTTTTATGTCCGGTGCATCAAGCCGTCGGCGGAGAAGGGGCGAGGCCTGTTCGATTCTGCGGATGTTTTGAG gCAACTGCGGTGCGCCGGCGTGCTGGAGACTGTGCGCATTCGGCGCGACGGCTACCCCGTTCGCTTGCCTTTTTCGGGATTTCTCGGACAGTTTTCCTGCTTGGCCTCCGAGGCGCTTGTCCCcggcttcgcttctccaaGCGGCTCTGCCAGCctggagagggaagcgaggcaCGCGCACAGAGATGCGACGGCGGATGTGAAGAAAATCGTTCAAACCCAGCACGACCGGGAACTCTGTCAGAAGCTCCTCGAGGCGCTGACCACGACGCTGGCACAGGATGGCGTCTTTGACCAGTCTTTTGCCTGGCAAGTCGGAAAAACAAAG GTGTTTCTCAAGAAGCCGCTGGTGAATGCTCTTGATCGCGCGGCGGCGAAATTTCGGTTCCGGGCTGCGACGTGCATCTCGAAGCACTTCCGCGG GTTCGTGGAGCGTCGCCGCTACCGGCAAGCGCGAGCCGCGATCATTCGCCTCCAGGCGCGATTCCGAGGCGTGCTGCGCTTCCGCCGCGTGGTCCAGGAATTTCGCGAGCGCAGAGACCGGAGAAACCAAGACACTTCGGCTACGGACGCCGAGGCTGCTTCGtttggagaagaggaacctTTGTGCACCAGCGAAGCGGAAACAGGAACCCCGTCTTTGGAAGCGGCAGCTGCGCAGCGTCTGGAAGACTCCGTAGAGGAACAGCCCCGCTCTCGGgggcttcttccctccgctTTGCcctccgagagagacaacgagtTCCCCGCTCTGCTGACAGGCTCTCCGCatcgagacgcagaagagccgccggccgaggcgaagcacAGACCCCGGGGAAGCCGGGAACTTGCGCGAGAGCTATCGGCGAGCTCGAGGACGGAGGCACGCGCCGCTGGGGCCGCGACAGACACGCTGGATCTTcgaagaagcggcgcgaGCTCTCTCGGTGAAGCGCGAGGGACGAGgcaagacggagacagtggcGCGGGTTCCGACGCCGGGTGCGATGACCCGCCGGAAGCGCGAAACGCTCGCCAGCCCAGCGGCAGATCGCGATCACATCGCGAAACCAGGGACGACAGCTCTGTGTCAGGTTGGAGTGTTGaccctcgtcgtcttcgaagccgaagcgcgaggcgagaccgAGACGCAAACCGTCTGTGGAGATCACTCGCCAAGACACTCCTCGCAAACGAGCAGCTCGGCAGCGATGATTCGTCTTCGACTCGGGCGCGCTCGGCGCATGAGAAGTCGGTCTACGTCGCCAGCGAGAGCGAGTCACAA TCTCCTTTGCGGAGGCGTCCAGAAGGCCTAGGCGAGTTGTTTGAGGATGTTGTCGCCTTGCgagcgcgtctcgccgccgtGAAACAGGCCAAGGCGCACTCCGCGCCGCccgcagaagacggcgacagcgcgcATGAGCGGCGCACAAGAAAG agcCGCGGTGCCGGTTTTCGCGCTTGCCAGGAGACCGAAGAAGCCGTGTACCGAGCTCTAGCAGACGAAAGGGTCGCCCTAGCGCAGGAGTACCTCCGAGCCAAAGAGTTGTCGACACGACGAAAGACGCCGGCGCACATCCGCACTGGCGCCGTGCACGCGGGGCTCTctggcgagacagagaggcacgaAAGCCTGAAAAGTTCACGAGAGGCGTCGCGCGAA ATGGGAACGTCTGCGCTCCTTGCACGCGTGCTTCCCAAGCCCCCAGACCTCGACAGCGCGCGTTCCTGCGCCGGCCGTCAGGCTTCCTGCGCGCCGCACTGttccgccgcctctgcggccTGTGGCGTGGACAACGCGGACGCGACGGGGCCCTGGATACTCCTGTCGCTCGCGCTGAACCAGCTGCTGCGTGGCTCGTTGGCGGCGACCGCGCTCGGCCAGAAGCTCGTGGCGGCGTACGTATCCGCTGTGGTGACGGAGAGCAGTGACAGACTGTTCGCCAGCgaggggaacggagacggaggacgCAGCAGGGGAAGGCTGCAACCCGACGACACCGCCACGTTTGCTGCTTTGGCCTTGAAGCATCTCGAGCTCCTCCAAGAGCGGTCGCTCCAGCAGAACCCGAGGAAACCGTCGGAGCGAAATCTCGACAGCCATCCGGGACGGGGGCCGGGAGACTATCAAGAGGTGTCGTCTGCGCGGTTTCTTTCAGCACAAGACGCAGCCTCTGTGTATACTGCCCAGGAGTGTCCGCCTCACGCTCAAGAAGTGTGCCGAGAACAGTCGGCTTCGGGTTGTCCACCCGCCAACGAACGACCCGGCTTCTGGGCACGCCTCTTTCGTCGACTTCGCACCTTGCCACTAATCGGTGCTTCGGACGCAAACGATGAGGAGCAAACCGACGTCGACGGAAGCGAcacgagcgaagaggagaacagCGATGCAGAAAGcgcggacgaagacgcagtgTACAGACGCCAGGCTGCCGAGAGAGATGTGTCTCGCGTGGCGCTGGGAGGCGACGACTTGCGGCGAACGCGCGAGGCACGAACCCTAAG GCTACGGAGTCCAAGTGACGCACACGACGCAAGTCGATCGCCGTCCTCAGACAGCTTCCACAGCATCCGTTCTGCCCGA gCCGACAGAGATGAAGTGACCGGAGAGGCTGTAGTGACACGAGCTGAATTCGACCAA CTCCGCGGCCAGATCGATACTCTGCAACAGGACGTTGGACGCTGTTGCGGCCTCCTTGAGGAATTCAAGGTTCACCTTCTCAAGACGACCGTAGGGACAGATATCTGA